The nucleotide sequence AGTCCACATAGTaacatataaactatataaagacCAGTGGCCAATTTCTAGTCTAGTACAGGGCAGGAAGAAGTCTGCCCTGTCCCAGGAAACCCTCATCTTCAGAGGTAAAAATAGGTGATTCCTGCTGCACAGGGACTACTACACTGAAAAACCATTGTGATTACTTTTACATTCTTCTCCAAGTGTCTCATCAACTCTACTAAATTCTCCCACCTACCTTTGCTGTTCCTTTAGAATTCAGTCTAAAGCTCATCTATAAGAACTCTTCtgtaattatccttttaaaagaaaaatcttttacttCATGTAATTAATACAGTTTaattcactgtgtgtgtgtgtatatatatatatatatatatatatatatatatatatatagttcaaaGTACAGAATTTGTTTTGTAAAAGTACTCACTACCATGCCCTTAACATATTATGACTATGGGTGCTTTGAAAACAGTTAACACGACGTGATACATGCCAAActtgtcaaaattttatttattacataagaAAGAGTACTCAGCCAAAGGTGGCAGTGGGAAAAACCAATTATGGCATTGTCCCTTCCAAATGTAATAAAGTCACTGCTATCTACTAGAGCTTATAAAGTCATACCAAGTAAGTAAAATTTCCCTTCCcccagaaaatgcaaaaataaggGTACGATATGGCTCAGAAGGGCTATCCCTCTTAAATCTTTTCATAGGGTCCTATAGGTTTAATTACAAATAGGTGCCACTTTTACTCCTATCAGAACCCCCAAGACAAGCCCaacatttaaaaacttcaaaGCCCATTGTAGAAATTGCTAGAACATATTCATTCTTACTGAATATGATCAAagattaataaaatgtgaaagtaactttttaaaatctaccaGCCTTGTCTGTGAAAATCCATGCAACAAAACTATAAGGAATGAGACAGGGAAACAGCCTTGTATTAAGTGAAAAAGCTTACAGGATATTTAAGAGCTAACAGAATGGTGATGGAAATGTGAGAAGAGAAATATTAAAGTAGCTACATTCCGAGGGCTCTATTCCACCCCTTGCCACCACCCTATCTCCTCTCAGTACACAAGCGTAGAGTCTTGGCCACTGGCAGGTGTGGTGGTGGAATATATGCTTTAGGAAATCTAtcaatatgtttcttttaaatttaagaaatacattagaAAAGCTTGAATAGCTGCTACCTAAATACTAAGTTCTAAAAGATTATATGGAATTTGTTTTATAGGTTATAAAGGAAAGTCAGTTATTAAAAAGTTGCAGCCTGctaaattttcaattttgataCTGACTTGCAGAGCTGCAATTCTGATACAGTAACACCTGTACTGGGGATATCTGGTGCCTTCTATCATCCAGAACTTCCTATACACAAAATTAGAAGTAATGAAACCTATCTCTGGCTATGAAGAATTTGCtgaaaagaaccaaagaaaaagtaATTGGCTGATTTACCAAAAACACAAATTCTCATTCATTGACTACAGCTTTAAAAGCTAAGCAGAGCCTCCCCAAATCAAAAAAtagtgaaggaaagaaataaaggaaaagaaatgagagtatCAAAGGACAGAAGTGACAGACAACTCAATGAtaaagttaaaatggaaaaacagagatTACCATGAAGGAGACTGAGCCTTACGACTACTGAAAGGACACAGCAGAAATACTGTGTCATGTTGGTTATACACCAAATGCACAAGGATTACCTTTGGGGAAAGGATTCTGACTGTGAAGGGAAACAGAGGGACTTCGTttgtaatgcttttttttttataatttgaaaaaaaatatacatttgctCACTCCTATCAGTGTTTGatagtcttttgtattttttaagagtttgcaAAATTAGGCCCCTATAATCAGCATCACagaatttatgatttaaaaataaacataactgCTCATGTGTAAATCTTCATTTCCCACTAGACTTTCAGTCCCTCTAAGATTAGAGTCCTATATCACTACTTTATTGCAGAGACAAAAGACAATAGAAACAAATGTGTCCATAATCtctaaggaaaggaagaagtaactAAAGCAACTCAGCAACCAGGGGATAGTCAGGAAAGAAACAGTTTACTCCTATCAACAATTACTATATCCTAAAGCACATCAGCcaataaataatacagaacacCATGTCTAGGGAAGTATCCCTTTAATACTATGAGGCAAATTAAGTAACACGGGATTGTCTCAAAATAAGAACACATGGTTCCTAGATTCTGAGATGAAGCAACTATTTTCCTAGCAAAGATGTTCTGCTGTTTCCCTATACAACATAAAATCACAGCCACTTGCCCCACAGTTTCTGGTCCAGggattttctttcattaagtAGCCCTTCCCACAGCCAGGCATCTTTTCACATTGCCATTGTTAAACAGGTTGGTGAAATCCTGCAGAACTGCTGGCCACCATGGGAGAGGTGGGAATTCAAGCTAAATGAGGTAATTTCATTGTTGAGGTCTAGATGAACCTCTCTAAGGACTcctagatctctctctctctcagatatgCATTTCTTCTGGTTAGTCATTTTTGAGGACTTGGGTATGTATAGTTCAAACAGCTTTTTCTTTCACATGAATAACTACAACAGTATTTTCCAAAGTATGAGATTTGTACAAAAGATGATTTTAGGTATTATCCAATTTCACAAACAggatttcatcaatattttaaacaCCACTCAATCATTCAGTAATTATcatgattaacttttttttaaaattttgtaaaaaaaaaaaaaaaatattttgtttatttatttatgagagacacaagagagagaggcagagacatagccagaggaagaggcaagctccatgcagggagcccgatgtgggactcgatcctaggtctccaggatcacgccctgagctgaaggcagacgttcatccgctgagccacccaggcatccctcatgattaactttaaaataatacatgataAAGTCCATTTGGTGCTTAACATCTAACAAGTTCTAATGCTAAGCACATGTAACAACATAGtctaagttacttttttttttttttttttttttgagtcttaagttatttttcaaaatatcatgTTCTCACTATATCTTTCTGGtgacataaattttcattttaaaattaacttaaatttttagaaagtgaGTTGACGTGAAGAAAATATTAGACAACAGGGTAAAAAGGCAGTATATGTGTGGCTAACACTTGAGAAACACTTATCTAGAACAgagtttctcaaatttttattgtGCATCGGAGTCATGTAGAAGGCTTCTTAAATCACAGATTATTGGTCCCAGTCCCAAGAATTTCTGGAGTCCGcccaagaatttacatttctaacaagttcccaggtatTGCTAAAGTCTGAGGACCACTCTTTTTTGAGAATCACTCACCAAAACAGTGGTCAACAAGCTTTTTCTTAATGGGctagatagcaaatattttaaacttgcCAGCTAAAGAGGTCTCTTGCAATTACTCTGCTGTTTTACGGCAAAGCAGCAATAGACAGTATGTACACAAATAGGCGCGGTTGTTTacatataaaactttataaaaagcaGGTGGGCCGTAGTGTCAATCCTGATCAAAAATATACcttcaaataactaaaaaaaaggGTATACTGCATAATCTAACAGTAGGACAAAATAAAGAAGCAGTGAACGGCTAGTATACTATAGATACTATCCAATTTCTTTTACTGAAAGGCAAAAATTCTGGAAAAGTCTAACTctgaaagagaaaactgaggtctcaagaagataaaaacaaaacaatttaccATGCATTCAGGAGACATGACAAAAGACTCAGCAAGGGCAGCTGGTTAAATTCTTTTCATGTTGAATCACACAGGTCAAACATCACTGCACATGGTTCACAACTAAATTAGAACATATGGATCAATATCTAgtgagagtttttttttgttttttttttaggaaaaaagtttAAAGACTCCTTTCTCTAGCCCATGTTAAATAGCAAAATATGACATTTACTCAATTTACAAACTACTTTTCTCTATAACCTCAATCACCTTAAAAATTGATGCATTTTGGCCTTGCCTTTCAATTTCTACCCTAGTCGCTACTAGTGcatgagaatttaaaacaaaaaggaagagcGACTATTCTACAGGTGAATTCACAAGATTCCTGTCAGAAATGtaccctctctcttcctccctcattcATTCTCCAGCAAACTGTCCcacctttcttcatcttcttagTAGACTGATTAAGCTGGTTAGTACAATTATGTATACTTCCTCACATTCTATACTAATAGCCCTGGGCTTTTTTAGGATTCAACCCATTTCATTCAATTTCTGGAATTCCATTCTGGAGGAGTATCTGCCTCATTTATCTAGCTATGTCCACACTTAGTgatcttcagttttgttttgttttgtttttgcaaccCCACCACTTGCCTGAAGTCTTAGCAACTTCAAGCTTTAATGTCTGTATGAACCACGTGGTACTGAACACCAATATCTGACTCACTAAAagactattatatattataatccaTGACACCTTTCCTGCTACCTATCTTGAACATGCAGCTCACCATCATTTTTCCTTATGTGACATATTATCCAAACCAAATCAAAGCATTTACTTATTATAGAGCTTATGCAGTGATAAACAATAtgatttttctttggtttcaatGTATTTCTTTACCCAAAGTAAAAGAACTATCACACAAGCATAGGCCTCCTTGAGGAATGCTAAACTATAGAGAATCCAAGGACAAAACAAGATTATATGAAATTATACTATTATGTTTTCTACGCTGTTTTGCAGACAGAAACATTCAGAGTTCAAAACGCAAAATGAGTTAAAGTTTGTTCAAAACGATTCAACATATGGATGTTAACAGAGCTTTTGGTGTTTTGATATGCCTGGACCTCTTGATGAAGTATTTACTAAAACTCTAATTTAGCCTTATGTTTACTGTTTAACCTTACTTTTGCTGTAATTTCTTATGTTAAAAGAATTTACAAGCTCTGGAATAAGATATACTCcattactacttttaaaaatgtgtgcttgTACATTAAAGGCTATGCCTCCTTCACTTAAAATGAACAATCCAAGTGGAATAAAATGGCTTACAactgaccaaaaaataaatatggctcATTATgctaatgagaaaaattaaaaaaaaaatgctctcaaTGTTGATGACAAGTCAAGGAACACAGATTACAGTAAAGatgattttatgaagaaaatccaCTGAAGAAAACACTACTTCAATCtttgattcaattatttattttgcagaaagaCAGCAATGTCATCCTATCCTACAGGTTCAACAGTGGTGTATCGCTAAACTTCTATTAGGAGcaagtaaattattttcttaactctATTTTCCTGGTTACCTCCTAGAATGAATAGTATACCCTTTTAATTTTACATTCTGCAAAACTATTGTAATATATAATTGATCAGCAAAGATACCAAATTATGACTAAGTGTATTTCTATTAACTGAGGAAGTACATCACTGTATGTTTTTAGAAAGATTACcctcaaaaataggcaaaattatcTGAAAGCTTTAACTTGCCCTAGACATTCCCTAACCATAATGGCCAACTAATGATGATATAAAATTCTATTCTATATTCTACATTCTATTTATTAGTCTACTCGTCCTTTGGAGTGTAGGGGGGAGGTGATGGCCATTCCTGGCCTGTTTTAACCTTTCAGAGATGATCTCTACTCCTTTTTAAAGcttataagtaatttaaaaatacgGAGTCCTCACAACTACTTCTGTAAATTCCCTAGTTtctaaacttaaaatataatctaaatttaTACCCTCAATTTTGTTGAATTCCTATCCCTTGTACCTTTCCAGGCCTTATAGGGGCCAGGACCAGAGGCTTATAACCAAATTCTATTTGTTGGCAAAAGAGCTCTAGCGAAGGGCAAATAAcccaactcagaaaaaaataactacagaCTGTGCAAGGACACTGAGTTCCTCCAACTGTCACACAGACAATTCTCATACTGCTGCTTCAATTtttctctgctgctcctccctacTTTCAAATGGACTATGCTCAGGGAAAACACATCACCCCTCTCCCTTCAATTAACACTAACAActgaaacaaaaagatatttataaggtTTAATTTACCTCAAACTTCAGATAAAATAACATACTGATTTATATCTACTTATGGTTCCTCTTTCCTAAAAAAACTTAggatatacttatttttcaacattttttgagTGTAACATAGGAAATTATTTGGTTTCCCATTTAACAAATTATTGATTTAACTTGAGGCaaaaaaggttaagtgacttacccaaggttaCAATTAGAGGTACAGCTGGGGCTAGAAACCAGGTCTCCTGAGTCTCAGCCCAGGGCTCTTTTCCTTAGCCCATGATGCCTTATCAGAAAAATCCAAATACAGTCAGACCCCCAGTTACATGGGTATGAGTTACACTGATTCACATATACAAACTTTATATAGTGTGACCAATGTTTCAACTCACGCGGTACCCTGCTTCCATTTATGCAGTATGCCAGGCATCGGCACGATTTTCAGTGGCACACAGGCGGTTGCCACCACCAGGGCCCTAGGCAAAATTGCAAAGAAGGCAAAGTTTGTCTTTGGCCCTCCCACCACCCTTGTGCattcctctcccacctcctgatcatccccctgcccagcctcccacCAACATGCTGCCCTCTGGTTGTCCAAAGCCCCCCACTTCCACCACTCACCCAGGACTGTCCTTTCTGGAAGTGCCCAGTGATCCAAAATTACCTCTCCAATTCCCTGACACTAAAATTCCTAATGCTGAGAATTTCAATCGAACGTAGGTAATCTAAATGATTAACTGATTTAAGTAACTCAAAATAAGGTACTTTTAACAGACTTACATTTCCAAGGAGTTTAAAAAGGAACTAATTAAAAACTGATTTGGGAGTGGGGAAGAAGGAATAAGTATTTTTACTGGTGGAGAGgggaaagtgaaaggaaaacaagGTTTTCCCAGTACCCTAAGCCTCTCGTGCCACTTCAGATTCCCTCACAGAACACTAAGGGTTGGGAGGAGGTTACTGCAACCGTTGAGTCCCACTATCCCAGAAAACAGTAGTTGTTTTATAGTCAGTTTCTGGGATGATTAAAAAAGGACAGAGCTGCCTTAAATACGCCCTCCCCTACCTACCTTTTCCATCTTTCCCACCTCTTGGATCCCCATTTCCACCTCTTAGTGCCAAAGACACCCAACAGCATTCCCTGTAAGCTGTTCCTTTGTCCAATACAAAGCTTTCCATTATATGGTTTCAAATTATATGGTGTTTATTCAGGAACGTATCCATGTTCCCCTACCCCTGGATAACGTGAAGTTGACTGTATGCTAAAAAAGAACAATCCTAATTATTTAAAGGTCCTGAATCATAAGATGAAATATGTAAACTCATTATCTGGTAAGGAAAAGAATGTTCTGATTCTTATCTTGTATACATAAAAGAACTAATATGGGTAtctaaaaaaaacattaatttcttttccttgaaagtAGTATGCTTCTTACTTCTGGCCCAACACAGCAGTGAAAATCCAGTCATTTCAGTTAAATAATATTGTGGACTCGTTAACATGAGTTCATTGGTAAATCCTTAGTCTGGAGGcaaaaaaaatccagtaacatacacataaaaaaatttaaatctatttgTATACAAAGCAGAATGGATTTTAAGAAACCCATGTTTCCGCTGACTACACacataggaatatttttttttcttttttttttttttttaaatgtagctttgCAATACTAGATTGGCTACCTTGTTTGGAAATTTATCAGGTGATATTAGGTGACAGAAGTTTTTTTGATCCAGTTACCCTTccagtaaaattagaaaattcaatCCATGCAGAAGGTACCAAAAATGGTATCCATCTAGGACCAAAAGATTCATGTAAAATCTTAAAtgatttccataattttattacaaaaattattcTGTCAACTACAATACTGAATTAGGTCCCTCGCCAATACCATCTTCATTATGGAAGAAGAGCAATGTTAAGACATGCTGCAGCTATAAAATAACCATTCTTATCTAACTGAAAAAATGAACAGGTAAAAGTTTCTTCAGGGgcatttttaattaatgttaacTTTCCAGGGTTTACTACACAAAATTCATCTCCTTCCCAATCTTCCCCTCCTCTCTACACAACCAGAAATAGATTTGCCACCTCCACCTATTTGTCTGTGTCCTATGTAGACAAGTTCCCAATATGGGTATTTTATTAAAACTGAACTGTGAACCCTGAAAAGCCATTCTCAGTATGCATtgcaaaaaatactttaatatacttttttaattcaCTCACATATTTTGCTGCAAAGTATTCAAGAAAATTACAAGagcaactattaaaaatatgtgtgccTCTTCTCTTACGTCAAgcaatttaaataactttttttaaagaaaaaagcatttctttaatGGCTGAGAAACGATCTGCCTAAACaagcaacatataaaaataaacgagtgttttgctttttaaaagagaaagtagtAAACTAGACCTTTCCTCCGTATTAACACGGACTTCAGCTCAATTTGAGAATACATGATTATCACCAAAAAAGCAACAgcatttcatcttttcatttagaaattcTCTTTATGACAAAAAGATATCCAGGATTAGTGATCTTCTACATCAGCTCTAACCTAAGTGCCTAAAAAGATCgttgttttttcccctcaagtCTACTCCACTGGGCACCACATTTTCAAAATGGTTCTATTTGGGGCACATGCGAGATTTgtcaatatttactgaacaaaGCTTCTATTAAATTCTCTAACAAAATGGAGGTCTCtcggaaggaaaaaaaaaaaaaaaaaacaggccgtaacatttttcttttcacaaaatgGGGCCAAACACACCCACTTCACGAAACCATGGTTTGGGTCAGATTTTCTCCATAAGCAGGACCGTGGGGACCGAGAGTGCACTGCTGGGGCGGGGCTCGAGGGGAAGGTTTCCTCCGGACCCAGGtagggcgcggggggcggggggcggggcggggggcagttcTGTCTGGATGCTCTGGAGGGCGGCGGCGAGGGACGATCCCACAGCTCTGGCTCAAGGAATCAGTCCAGGGGGCGGAGGCTTTAGCGGTCCACCGGCACCTAATCAGCCACAGAACCGGACGACCGACTACGCCAGCAGAGACGCGGGCTCTCCCGTCCCAGACAAGTCAACACTGAATCTCAAACTCTCCTTTCTGCCTCCAGGCCCCGCCTGACCCCATTGGCAGCGGTTCCCGCCAATCCGCTCGGTCACCGCCCCCCATGCCCGCCTGCCCGGCCCTGATTGGAGGGGACGGGAGCCGGGCCCTCGTGTTACCAATCTGGGAGCCCCTTACTCAGCCACACACGCAAGCCCAGGTACGCCCGCGGAGCCCCTGCCCGTCGCcgtccccgtcccctcccccacccccagggcactGGCAGACACTTACCGTCCCGGGAGGTGCCCATCAGCTGGTCCAGCATCGCGCGCATCTGGGCCTGCGCCGACATGGCGGCAGCGTAgcgagcgggcgggcgggggtggggcgcaGACCGGGCCCTTTCGGGCGGGGGGgacaggggaaggggtgggggaaggtgagACGCTGTCtcagctgccgccgccgccgccgccgcctcaaGGCGTGTGGAAAGGGAGCCGGAGGGCTTGCAGGAGAGTCCGGGCTGCGCTCCTCACGACGGTGCGTCAGGGGAAGGCAGCAGCCCCCGAAAGCGACCCTCGCTCCCTCACTCTCCGTCGGGTCTTGGGACAGAAGCGTTACGGGCTAAGCAAGCGCTCGCCTCCGACACCGCCACCCGCCAGAAGCCGTCAGCCCCCCCTTCGAGCTCTGACGCCGCTCGCCGCCACCGTCGCCGCGACGTGTGCGCGCACGCTCCTCGCGCTCAGTTGTTTCCCGCGGGGGCTCCACCAACTGGCGTCCAACTGTATCTGCTCCACCCGCCCCGCCCGGGCGGGGTTCCACCCTAACGGCTCTCGGGCGCGTGCACGCGGGCTTCTCGCGCCCCTTTCCCCCAGATCTCGCGAGACTCTGGTTATCGAACGACCCTCGAGCCGGATCTGCCCGAGGCGCCAAACCTCGCGCTGCCAGCTGCGAGGGGGCTCGTGCGGTGCGGCGCCGGGTGCTGGCGAGCCGCGGCCAGATTGGCAAACCTGCCAGAGCGTTACCCCGAGTCGGAAGCAAGTGGAGGCCTTGCCCGTCGGTTCGACCGAGGTTAGCAGTCTTCGTAGCTCCTTACAGGCATGTTTCCAACGCTCACTCCCTGGCCCATTGACTCTTTCAGGGGCGCGCCCAGAATGTCGTGCGCTCAGTCTTTCCCCCCGCTGCCGCCCTGACCTACAAAAGGAGCCCTGGAGATGGGACGTCTGGATCACCCCCCTTCGTCGATGCGCCGAGGCCAATcgccacccctcccccgccccccaccccgaatTAGGGTAAATCGGGTTTCGGGAAAGAATACCGAAACTAATACACTGAGGAAACAGATGATCTAACCTGCTCGGAGAGATCATCATTAATTTTAACAGGAGACTGTTAGTCTAAATTTAGACCTAAAAAGCAGGGTTCTCAGGAAAGGTGACATTCTagagaacttccttttttttttttttttttctgcttaagagAGAAGTTTGAAGAATAAGGCCTTTTCAGTGTGTCGGCAGCATTGACCATGGGAAAGCAAGCCAGTGTTCGTTGCTTGACATCATCGCCTTGGATTCAAAGTCCTAGCCGACTGATTGCTAACTGGGACCTTGAgcaatttctttcttaatatcCTGTTTATGGATATAAACACATAATTTATAGCATTGCTGTGAGGACTCAATAAGCTAACAAAATGCCTGGtcattttttagacatttttgtaaaatattaatgcCTTAAAGTGAGACCTAGTTTCTTCCTAGACACTTGGAAAAGAAATAatggtaaatttttttcattaaaaatttgggtgcggggcgcctggctggctcagttggttgggcgtctgccttcagctcaggtcatgatcccagcatcctggggtCCAACCCGTTTCAGGCTCCCCGCtcatcaaggagcctgcttctccctctccctgctcttgtgcccccactcatttttcctctctctctctccctctcaataaatctttttgtttttcaataaatctttttttaaaaagttatgtgcttcagggatccctgggtggcgcagcggtttagcgcctgcctttggcccagggcgcgatcctggagacctgggatcgaatcccacgtcgggctcccagtgcatggggcctgcttctccctctgcctgtgtctctgcctctctctctctctctctctgtgactatcataaataaataaaaattttttaaaaattaaaaaaaagttatgtgcTTCAGCCTGGAACTTACCAAGATTagtaaaaaaacataaaatagtaaGCAGTCCCAAGATCCCTTTGAATGCACGTTGGGccaaggagcacctggctggcgcAGGCAGTAAAgaatgtgattcttgatctcagggttgtgagttcaagccccacattgggtgtgaaaat is from Canis lupus dingo isolate Sandy chromosome 16, ASM325472v2, whole genome shotgun sequence and encodes:
- the LOC118351071 gene encoding uncharacterized protein LOC118351071, which codes for MATGPFRAGGTGEGVGEGETLSQLPPPPPPPQGVWKGSRRACRRVRAALLTTVRQGKAAAPESDPRSLTLRRVLGQKRYGLSKRSPPTPPPARSRQPPLRALTPLAATVAATCARTLLALSCFPRGLHQLASNCICSTRPARAGFHPNGSRARARGLLAPLSPRSRETLVIERPSSRICPRRQTSRCQLRGGSCGAAPGAGEPRPDWQTCQSVTPSRKQVEALPVGSTEREV